The following nucleotide sequence is from Vanessa cardui chromosome 3, ilVanCard2.1, whole genome shotgun sequence.
AAACTATGACTCGCCGTTTTGTCCAACTTACCGCCTATTTAACAACCTCATTGATCTAACCGCTTGCTTATAAGTATAAGACACGCAGTTTAAAACCTAGCTCCGTATTGGTAGAAGACAATATTTCAacttaatataagtttattctTCGAAAAGGACGTAAATTCGCCGGTTCTGCTCTGGGAACCTTTCCGATCATTTCCGAATTTCTAATTCGGGTTGTCTGGAggagatggctaattagccataagtccgcacttttaatctacttttttatattttattttacgttattgtattttattaatattgtgttactttcttttttttgtttttgtttgtggtgtgcaataaagtataattcattaacATAACATTAACCATTAATTCCATCAAatcataaaacttatttttttaatcctgTGAAAATAAACACTCTCCCGTGAAGATCATCTAGGACAATAcatgatacatatattataaccaGTTGTTGCGTTTTAGGGAGTTGGTTGTTACGTGCTCggcaaaaaagcctatgtccttcctcggttttcaattttgcttcataccaaatttcataaaattcggttcagtggtttggtcgtgcaAGAcctacagacaaacagacagttttacttttatatttataatattaatatagacaatAATGTCcctaacttatttttaatctgttatgtCAAAATGCATTGTTCTATTCATAatttttcgatttaaaaaaaaaaaacatttttcgaagttcgaaatttaatttcatttaaaagttaataatcTTAAACTCTTGAAGCATAAACGTCAGCTGAGTAAAAGAAAAACAGCGATGCCGTTGAGACGTCTATCTTTTTATAGTCAACTTAACTAAAAGGATTAAAATGATATCTTCCGTCGTCTAACAGCCAGTGTGGTCCACGGAGCGTGAACAGAACTCTTTTGTTACCTTAAGCTCTTAATACTTTTATACCATagttgctttttaatttttgccaTTCGAAGTATAGAAGGGTTGGTTTCGAATCTGATTCTTCTTAAAGGATACCTTTTGTTACTTTCACGGATTTATTCACCTGGTGttaaattcgtttttatttataaaagttaatggAAGTTAAAAAAGatcttaacaatattattttttttatcgcgttaaaatttttctttcaaatctaagcggtttaatttttttgcttaCTTAAGCTTTGGTACATTTTAGTAAAAAGACCGACAGTTAAGCTAGCTTAATTTtttgactttaataaaaatattaataaaataatgttatgaaaTAGTGCCTTTGTGATAGTATAATTTTGAAACTTATCgatttatttataggtatagAGGCTAGTAAATAatgcacctgatggtaagtggtcaccatgagCCGTAAATATTGTAACtgtaaaacatattaaccatcccttgcCGCTGTAATGCatctccaaccttgggaaccatgATGTCCATTGTGCTGTATTTATCCTTTGCACTAAAACTCCGCTATTGGGGTTTTGCGGTATAATTTGTGATGAGTATACTCGTACCTATGTATATAGTGTTTTGCTAGCCCGTGAAGTTAAACCTAAATGTCTATTGATTGtggactataaaatattttaatcataacacaaaacttgtaaatatcataataattaccattaaacttaaaacagatatattttcaaataatcaaaaataagaCTTATTTCCCTAAGCAGCTGATACGTTCATTCAAAGTCCGCGGTCGAGATACGCACAGCCGATCTCTTAAAgctctgtaaaaaataatttattgtaataagtcGTCGTGAGCATTCGCCACTGCTCGGCTCATCACAGCCCGCACCCCGCACCCTTCCGCTGAACGTATATTCTACGCGACTGCAATGCCTCTACTCACATTTAGTTGACTCTACGCAGCGTCGAGGCACGGTCGCGTCACTCGATGCTTCACTCGCACGAACGTTTCAGTGAAATACGATTATAAATACGCGTTTCGATTATAAGTTATCGGATAAAAAGGACTTAATTTACTCCTTACGTTTACATAATACAATTTCgtcgtaataattaaatttaagtatgaATTTATCAACGAACTTTGTTAAATAGTGGACAGTgtgattttttgtttatgttatcaaaactattatttgtgaatgaaaaataataaccatgtgcattaaattattaagaagGACTGTTCGCTGAATATAACATcgaaattgatttataaattgatGGATTCTTTACATCCGGCGAGGGGTCGCATCATACGCATGCCGACGGAAAAAACATGACACTGAGCCATACGAGCTTTGTTTTTCTTCTTCCTTGATAGttattttcctcaaaaatggCTCTTCATCAATCTCCCTCAAGAAATACAATTTTCGGTCAGATAATATTTTGGATTTTAATTGGACTCAATGTGGCCGATCAGAGTTCGTTACCGTTAAAATATGAAGCTCCCGATGATTGTCAGTGGTGGCTGCGAGGACCAAACGATGCTCATGAAGTTTCACTCACGTGTAAGCTACGTACAATAAACAGTGAATTTGACACAACAAATTTTAGTGTCATACCATCCGAACATACAACTTCCTTGCGAATAGAGTGCAATGAAGAAATGATGTATAAAAGTTCATTAGATGACCGTAGTTTCGCGCATTTGGTCAAACTACGTGAACTTGTTTTGGATAACTGTAAAATTGGAAGATGGCCGCCTGGCGTACTCTCCGGACTGAGAGACCTCCGAAATTTAACGATAAGAACTAAAAACACCGAATGGGCTGCTATGAGTTTAGAGATCGCATCAGAAAGCTTTACGGCTGTTCGTCAGTTGGAAAAGTTAGACTTGAGTTTCAACAACATTTGGTCGTTTCCTGAAAACTTGTTTTGCCCCTTAACTAATTTAGTGTATCTGAACGTATCATCTAATAGACTTCAGGATGTGAGTGATTTGGGATTCAGAGAGAGAGCGATGCATCAAGCGCTCATTAGTGAACACGAGGGACCGTCACCATCGTCACCTTCATTACCACATTCGTCATGTTCCTTGGACATTGAAGTATTAGATGCATCAAGtaatcattttgttttaatgccCGAAAATGGTTTTATGGCTTTGAGGCGGCTTAAAGAACTCCATATCCATGATAACGAGATATCAATGGTCGCTGATAAAGCATTATCAGGTTTGAAACAATTGCAAATTATCGATCTTTCGAATAATAAAATCGTTGCACTTCCACAAGATTTATTTAGAGACAGTCGACCAGTgatcaaagaaatatatttacagaataattCAATCAGTGTCCTTTCACCGAGTCTTTTCGCTAACTTAGACCAATTGTTAGCTTTAGACTTATCCAACAATCATTTAACGAGTACTTGGATCAATGAGAATACATTTACCGGTCTTATAAGAATGGtacttttaaatttgtcaaaCAATAGATTGACGAAACTCGATCCTAGAATATTTAAAGATCTCTACACACTTCAAATATTAAACGTGCAACACAATATGTTGGAATCAATCGCCGCTGACACATTTGCACCGATGAATAATTTGCATACACTTATactatcatataataaaatatctcacATCGATGCCTACGCATTAAACGGCCTGTATGTGTTATCTCTGTTATCTATAGACAACAATCATCTTGAAGAACTTCACCCCGAGGCATTTCGGAATACTTCCTCCTTACaggatttgaatttaaatggaAATCGCTTAAAGAAAGTGCCTATAGCGCTACGAAATATGCGCTTACTAAGAACACTTGATCTTGGTGAAAATCATATAACTTCATTGGAAGAGCCTGGCTTTGTGGGCTTACATAATGTATATGGATTACGTCTAATtggtaataaaattgaaaacattagCAAGGACGTGTTTTCCGACTTACCTTCTCTACAGATTTTAAATCTTGCCAGAAATAAACTTAAACATATTAACATAAACGCTTTTGAAACTTTGTCTAACTTACAAGCAGTTAGACTGGATGCCAACCAGCTTACAGATATTCAAGGCCTCTTTGTAAATATACCCTCTTTGTTGTGGCTAAACGTGTCAGATAACCAAATACAATGGTTTGATTACGCCGTAATTCCTACTGCTCTCCAGTGGTTAGACGTCCATAGCAACAACATCAAAGAATTAAGCAATAACTATCGCTTAGATAAAGAGTTACGTCTACAGACGTTGGATGCAAGCttcaataaaatgacaaaaataaccACATTTTCTATTCCTAGCAGTATCGAGCTTctctttttaaatgataatcaaATTACGCAAGTTGAAGCCCAAACTTTTGTGGGAAAAACCAATTTAACGCGAGTCGATTTGTATGCAAATCAGATAACTAGCATGGATCTCAACGCTCTCCGTTTGACTCCGGTTGATCCGGGTAGGCCTCTGCCCGAATTTTATATCGGTGGAAACCCTTTTCAATGCGACTGTACGATGGAGTGGTTACAACGTATCAATAAACTCGATCATCTAAGACAACACCCACGTGTAATGGACCTGGAAAGCATCTATTGcaagttattatataatcgtGAAAGAACTTATATTCCGCTCATCGAAGCGGAATCATCCCAGTTTTTGTGTACGTATAAAACACACTGTTTCACATTGTGCCATTGTTGTGATTTTGACGCGTGTGATTGTGAAATGACCTGCCCGTCGAACTGTACTTGTTATCACGACCAACCGTGGTCGGCGAATATTGTGGACTGTTCCGCTGCTGGTTACGCGGAAATACCTAACACTATACCTATGGACGCTACTGAACTATATTTAGACGGTAATAATTTTGGTGGACTAACGAGTCATGCTTTTATAGGacgtaagaatttaaaaattttatacgcGAACAATTCGAATATCGATGCTCTGTATAACAATACATTTAGTGGACTAAAACGTTTAACTGTGTTACATTTGGAAAAGAACAATATAAAAGAGTTATTAGGCTTCGAGTTATCCCCTCTGGAAAATTTGCGTGAGTTACATCTACAagacaataaa
It contains:
- the LOC124543791 gene encoding toll-like receptor 6, which encodes MALHQSPSRNTIFGQIIFWILIGLNVADQSSLPLKYEAPDDCQWWLRGPNDAHEVSLTCKLRTINSEFDTTNFSVIPSEHTTSLRIECNEEMMYKSSLDDRSFAHLVKLRELVLDNCKIGRWPPGVLSGLRDLRNLTIRTKNTEWAAMSLEIASESFTAVRQLEKLDLSFNNIWSFPENLFCPLTNLVYLNVSSNRLQDVSDLGFRERAMHQALISEHEGPSPSSPSLPHSSCSLDIEVLDASSNHFVLMPENGFMALRRLKELHIHDNEISMVADKALSGLKQLQIIDLSNNKIVALPQDLFRDSRPVIKEIYLQNNSISVLSPSLFANLDQLLALDLSNNHLTSTWINENTFTGLIRMVLLNLSNNRLTKLDPRIFKDLYTLQILNVQHNMLESIAADTFAPMNNLHTLILSYNKISHIDAYALNGLYVLSLLSIDNNHLEELHPEAFRNTSSLQDLNLNGNRLKKVPIALRNMRLLRTLDLGENHITSLEEPGFVGLHNVYGLRLIGNKIENISKDVFSDLPSLQILNLARNKLKHININAFETLSNLQAVRLDANQLTDIQGLFVNIPSLLWLNVSDNQIQWFDYAVIPTALQWLDVHSNNIKELSNNYRLDKELRLQTLDASFNKMTKITTFSIPSSIELLFLNDNQITQVEAQTFVGKTNLTRVDLYANQITSMDLNALRLTPVDPGRPLPEFYIGGNPFQCDCTMEWLQRINKLDHLRQHPRVMDLESIYCKLLYNRERTYIPLIEAESSQFLCTYKTHCFTLCHCCDFDACDCEMTCPSNCTCYHDQPWSANIVDCSAAGYAEIPNTIPMDATELYLDGNNFGGLTSHAFIGRKNLKILYANNSNIDALYNNTFSGLKRLTVLHLEKNNIKELLGFELSPLENLRELHLQDNKIHYIDNRTFMELRHLEVLRLEGNNIYTFAVWQFTMNPYLVEISLSRNPWTCDCQYMQKFRSWFKNNLGKVEDSDKITCIFDNVTNAIGPHMADFNSTICTTHVGGSSSIIENQVINDYLPLLLISLFVFIISSALICGIFCWRRELRVWVYYHCGFRMCYKNTAFDDEADKDRLFDAYISYSVKDEAFVAQMLAPGLESQDPSFRLCLHYRDFNASAYVADTIIEAVESSKRTIIVLSKNFINNEWCRFEFKTALHEVLKERRRRLIIILLGELPNRDIDPELRLCLKANTCIEWGDRQFWQKLRFAMPDLRKCQYHRSTVNIYASVSPVGAGRAPAPPPPPPPGKLPPLLADGLADRLAVPAGVHARDPHPHRMPPHAQLWA